In a genomic window of Lacrimispora sp. BS-2:
- a CDS encoding NTP transferase domain-containing protein — MKTGAVIFAAGHKSATSTFKPLMPIGGTTVIRRIIMTLKRSGVDPIVVITGKDAKELEKHISKLRVICLRNENYENTQMFDSICTGLNYIEDLCGRVLILPAKFPMLLPETIKKVMNSSQLAACPVFDGRRGHPIMISKELIPSILSYNGRQGLRGAFKQLEADVLIEEIPVDDKGIIESMETDEAYGESRDTGQASMHPTANLFLECDEIFFGPGIAQFLVLIEHNGSMQTACRQMNMSYSKGWKIIKEAEKQLGYPLLITRSGGAEGGFSQLTPKTKDFLNRFLSMEKELNEKTEELFMKYFEGVLK, encoded by the coding sequence ATGAAAACAGGTGCGGTCATTTTTGCGGCGGGGCATAAAAGTGCCACCAGTACATTTAAACCATTGATGCCTATTGGCGGTACAACCGTTATTAGACGAATAATCATGACGTTAAAGAGGTCCGGTGTAGATCCGATCGTGGTCATAACCGGAAAAGATGCAAAGGAATTGGAAAAACACATTTCCAAGCTAAGAGTGATATGCCTCAGAAATGAGAATTATGAAAATACCCAGATGTTTGACAGCATTTGTACAGGCCTCAATTACATTGAGGATCTGTGCGGCCGGGTTCTTATTCTTCCGGCAAAATTCCCCATGCTTCTGCCGGAAACCATTAAAAAAGTTATGAACAGCAGCCAGCTGGCCGCTTGTCCGGTCTTTGACGGCCGCAGAGGCCATCCGATTATGATCAGCAAGGAGCTGATCCCCTCCATCCTGTCATACAATGGAAGACAAGGGCTGCGGGGAGCTTTTAAGCAGCTGGAAGCAGATGTCTTAATTGAAGAAATCCCAGTTGATGATAAAGGAATCATAGAGTCCATGGAAACGGATGAGGCCTATGGAGAAAGCCGTGATACGGGACAGGCATCCATGCACCCCACTGCAAATCTGTTTCTGGAATGTGACGAGATTTTTTTTGGGCCGGGGATTGCCCAGTTTTTGGTGCTGATTGAGCATAACGGTTCCATGCAGACGGCTTGCAGGCAGATGAACATGTCTTACAGCAAAGGTTGGAAAATCATAAAAGAGGCAGAAAAGCAGCTTGGATATCCTCTTTTGATCACCCGGTCAGGCGGAGCAGAGGGAGGATTTTCCCAGCTCACACCTAAAACAAAGGATTTTCTGAACCGGTTCTTAAGCATGGAAAAAGAATTAAATGAAAAAACAGAAGAACTGTTTATGAAATATTTTGAGGGGGTATTGAAATGA
- a CDS encoding ABC transporter ATP-binding protein, with product MELTVKNLEFGYHCFPVLKGIDFSFNKGELVCVLGKNGAGKSTLFRCILGLLKGYKGEILIDGRERRHFSERELAGRIAYIPQNHDTAFSFSVLDMVLMGTTASLPRFAGPGQKEKDRALNALKLLKIDGLKDRIFGQISGGEQQLVLIARAIAQEAKILVMDEPCSSLDYGNQIRVMEELRNLSEKGYLIVQSTHNPEHVFHFAHKALVMMDGKITALGEPEKILTKELLEGVYKVPIEIYEDLKSGKKVCMPGGR from the coding sequence ATGGAGCTGACAGTTAAAAATCTGGAATTCGGCTATCACTGTTTTCCGGTATTAAAGGGGATCGATTTTTCATTCAACAAGGGAGAGTTGGTCTGCGTTCTTGGAAAAAACGGTGCAGGAAAGAGTACGCTTTTTCGCTGCATATTAGGTCTATTAAAGGGATACAAGGGAGAGATTCTGATCGATGGAAGAGAACGCCGGCACTTTTCAGAACGGGAATTGGCCGGAAGGATCGCCTATATACCCCAGAACCACGATACTGCATTTTCTTTTTCGGTTCTGGATATGGTGCTCATGGGAACAACTGCCTCCCTGCCCCGTTTTGCGGGTCCGGGGCAAAAAGAAAAGGACAGGGCATTGAATGCTCTGAAGCTTTTAAAGATCGACGGTCTTAAGGACCGTATATTCGGACAGATCAGCGGCGGAGAACAGCAGCTTGTGCTGATTGCAAGGGCCATCGCCCAGGAGGCAAAAATACTTGTTATGGATGAACCCTGTTCCAGCTTAGATTACGGCAACCAGATCCGTGTCATGGAGGAACTGCGGAACTTGTCAGAAAAAGGATATCTGATTGTGCAATCAACCCATAATCCGGAGCATGTCTTTCATTTTGCCCATAAAGCACTGGTGATGATGGATGGAAAGATAACGGCTTTGGGTGAGCCGGAGAAGATCTTGACAAAAGAACTTTTGGAAGGCGTATACAAGGTGCCCATTGAGATCTATGAAGATTTAAAAAGCGGAAAAAAGGTGTGTATGCCTGGGGGAAGGTGA
- a CDS encoding ABC transporter permease, which yields MSGLLVSLQDAVVQGVLWGIMVLGVYITYKLLDIADLTVDGSFAMGGCVCAVMILNFHADPWVALGVAVVAGMSAGAVTGMLHTIFEIPAILAGILTQIGLWSINLRIMGGKSNVPLLKTDTIMSKFIAVTGLSKQAAAMIIGIGLAILMISLLYWFFGTEIGSAMRATGNNQAMIRAQGVNTNWTKLLALTISNGLVGLSGGLVCQSQKYADIGMGTGAIVIGLAAIVIGDVLMGKLRSFASKLTSAVVGSVIYFVIRAVVLRMGMNANDMKLLSAVIVAVALCVPVMANKWRIRKSYTEGGE from the coding sequence ATGAGTGGTTTGCTGGTATCCCTTCAGGATGCAGTTGTTCAGGGGGTTTTATGGGGGATTATGGTTTTAGGGGTTTACATTACCTACAAACTGTTGGATATTGCCGATTTGACGGTAGATGGAAGCTTTGCCATGGGCGGCTGTGTATGCGCTGTTATGATACTGAATTTTCATGCAGATCCCTGGGTTGCCTTAGGGGTTGCGGTGGTGGCCGGGATGTCAGCCGGAGCAGTGACCGGAATGCTCCATACGATCTTTGAGATACCGGCAATTCTGGCAGGAATCCTGACGCAGATCGGGCTTTGGTCCATTAATCTCCGGATCATGGGTGGAAAGAGTAATGTGCCGCTTTTAAAGACAGATACGATTATGTCTAAATTCATAGCTGTAACCGGATTAAGCAAGCAGGCCGCCGCCATGATCATCGGAATCGGGCTGGCAATCCTTATGATTTCCCTTCTTTACTGGTTCTTTGGGACGGAAATCGGCAGCGCCATGCGCGCTACAGGCAATAATCAGGCCATGATCCGCGCCCAGGGCGTCAATACGAACTGGACAAAGCTTCTGGCACTTACCATCAGCAACGGGCTTGTGGGACTTTCCGGAGGGCTGGTCTGTCAAAGCCAGAAATATGCGGATATCGGTATGGGGACCGGTGCCATTGTCATCGGCCTTGCCGCTATTGTCATTGGTGATGTACTGATGGGAAAGCTGCGCTCCTTTGCAAGCAAGCTTACCTCTGCAGTAGTTGGTTCTGTCATATATTTTGTGATCCGTGCCGTGGTTTTGAGAATGGGCATGAATGCCAATGATATGAAGCTGCTGTCGGCTGTGATCGTTGCAGTGGCGCTTTGCGTACCGGTTATGGCGAATAAATGGCGCATCAGAAAATCTTATACAGAAGGAGGAGAATAA
- a CDS encoding iron ABC transporter permease encodes MVERDWIYKRRFGIIVLLFIVCFLGSFLLGRYPVYPDTLLKILLSAIFPIKTTWPAQAETVVFQVRLPRVFMAALIGGGLSCAGAAYQGIFKNPMVSPDVLGASSGAGLGAALGLFFSLGYNGVTINAFLFGLGAVGIVCLVSSRVKYNPVLGLVLSGMMVSSLASAAVSFLKLVADPTNTLPVITYWLMGSLASIRQKDVMFAAPWILMGILPIYLLRWRINVLSLGEDEARSMGINAGRLRFIIVVSATLITSAAVSVSGHIGWVGLVIPHFARMLVGSDYRRLLPASLLMGGSFLLIVDNFARLLATSEIPIGILTAFVGAPFFLYLILREGNRL; translated from the coding sequence ATGGTAGAAAGGGACTGGATTTATAAAAGACGTTTTGGAATCATAGTGCTCTTATTTATTGTCTGCTTTTTGGGTTCCTTTTTGCTTGGACGATACCCGGTATACCCGGACACGCTCTTAAAGATCCTTCTTTCAGCAATTTTTCCCATAAAGACCACCTGGCCTGCCCAGGCAGAGACTGTTGTTTTTCAGGTCCGTCTTCCAAGAGTTTTTATGGCAGCATTGATCGGAGGAGGATTGTCCTGTGCAGGCGCCGCTTATCAGGGGATTTTTAAAAACCCCATGGTTTCGCCGGACGTTCTGGGTGCATCCTCTGGCGCAGGATTAGGTGCTGCCCTGGGATTGTTTTTTTCACTGGGATATAACGGAGTAACAATCAACGCCTTTCTTTTTGGTCTTGGTGCCGTAGGGATTGTCTGTCTTGTCAGCAGCCGGGTAAAGTATAATCCTGTACTGGGACTTGTGCTGTCCGGTATGATGGTAAGCTCCCTTGCTTCCGCAGCAGTTTCTTTTTTAAAACTGGTGGCGGATCCGACCAATACCCTACCTGTCATTACCTATTGGCTTATGGGAAGCCTGGCATCCATCCGGCAGAAGGACGTTATGTTTGCCGCACCATGGATCCTGATGGGAATCCTTCCGATTTATCTTCTCCGGTGGCGGATCAATGTTTTAAGTCTTGGTGAAGATGAAGCGAGGAGCATGGGGATCAATGCCGGGAGGCTCCGTTTTATCATTGTAGTCAGCGCAACTTTAATTACCTCAGCAGCAGTTTCGGTCAGCGGGCATATCGGCTGGGTGGGACTGGTAATCCCTCATTTTGCCAGAATGCTGGTAGGAAGCGATTACCGCAGGCTATTGCCGGCCTCTCTGCTTATGGGGGGCAGTTTTCTGTTGATCGTGGATAATTTTGCAAGGCTTTTGGCTACCAGTGAGATCCCCATCGGCATTTTGACTGCATTTGTTGGTGCTCCGTTCTTTTTGTATCTTATTTTGCGGGAAGGAAACCGGTTATAG
- a CDS encoding SH3 domain-containing protein has translation MENNNEKKDYIIRLDKARKKRSKNDYKKLLVLGGASVLCVAAISALGIAVKNHIFAKPAGLATASEAYAIKMEESAGLNAEAESKAQAAKEKEEKEKVVNSYNNLGIIQVSGYLNVRKAPGTEEDVIGKLQGDSACDILEKTDSGWYKISSGGIEGYINSEFVLTGEDAKKKAMDLVKLRAVVQTDSMNIRKEPSTSSDVVGQALLNERYEVLGQTDGWVQVPSGYLSADYVELEYGLNEARKLDLKAMIFNLYKNIGISDVDNYLNVREEPNEKGKVIAKMPSKAAGNILEKTDDGWYKIQSGKITGYVKSDYILTGQAAKDEALQVAELMAIVDTDMLNARSEPSTDSKIWTQISNNERYPVLKQIDGWIQIELEENSSAYVSTDFVDVRYALPEAIKFSPLEEKANAQASLRTQIVNYALQFLGNPYVWGGTSLTKGADCSGFTMSVYANFGIRLPHYSGSQAGMGKAVKSGEMKPGDLIFYADSRGTINHVAMYIGNGQIVHAASRRSGIKISTWNYRTPVKIRNMIGD, from the coding sequence ATGGAAAACAACAACGAGAAAAAAGATTATATAATCCGTTTGGATAAGGCCAGAAAAAAACGTAGTAAGAATGATTATAAGAAACTTTTGGTACTGGGAGGCGCGTCGGTTCTTTGTGTGGCAGCCATTTCAGCGTTGGGAATCGCAGTAAAGAATCACATCTTTGCAAAACCGGCAGGGCTTGCTACCGCATCTGAGGCTTATGCAATAAAAATGGAGGAATCAGCAGGCTTGAACGCAGAAGCTGAGTCCAAGGCCCAGGCAGCAAAGGAAAAAGAAGAAAAAGAAAAGGTAGTAAATTCTTACAATAATTTAGGAATCATCCAGGTATCAGGATATTTAAACGTGAGAAAAGCACCGGGTACTGAGGAGGATGTAATCGGAAAGCTCCAGGGAGACAGTGCCTGTGATATCCTGGAAAAGACAGATTCCGGCTGGTACAAAATATCTTCCGGCGGAATTGAAGGATATATAAATTCCGAATTTGTTTTAACAGGGGAAGATGCAAAAAAGAAAGCAATGGATCTGGTAAAGCTGAGAGCTGTTGTTCAGACCGACAGCATGAACATCAGGAAAGAACCATCCACCAGTTCGGATGTGGTGGGACAGGCTCTTTTAAATGAGCGGTATGAGGTATTAGGACAGACAGATGGCTGGGTGCAGGTTCCTTCCGGGTATTTATCAGCGGATTATGTTGAACTGGAGTATGGACTGAATGAGGCGAGAAAACTGGATTTAAAGGCTATGATATTCAACCTCTATAAGAATATCGGTATTTCCGACGTGGATAATTATTTGAACGTGAGAGAAGAACCTAACGAAAAAGGCAAGGTCATTGCAAAGATGCCAAGCAAAGCCGCGGGAAATATTTTAGAGAAAACAGATGACGGATGGTATAAGATTCAGTCCGGTAAGATTACGGGCTATGTGAAGTCCGATTATATCCTGACAGGACAGGCGGCAAAGGATGAGGCCCTGCAGGTGGCAGAGCTTATGGCCATCGTCGACACGGATATGTTAAACGCCAGGTCCGAACCTTCTACTGACTCAAAGATATGGACCCAGATATCCAACAACGAACGGTATCCTGTTTTAAAGCAGATTGACGGCTGGATACAGATCGAGCTGGAGGAAAACAGCAGCGCCTATGTATCCACAGATTTCGTTGATGTCCGGTATGCTCTTCCTGAGGCAATCAAATTTTCTCCTCTGGAGGAAAAAGCCAATGCACAGGCATCATTAAGGACCCAGATCGTCAATTATGCCCTGCAGTTTTTGGGAAATCCATATGTTTGGGGCGGAACCAGCCTGACCAAAGGGGCGGACTGTTCCGGATTTACCATGTCTGTTTACGCTAATTTTGGCATTAGACTGCCTCATTATTCCGGTTCTCAGGCCGGTATGGGAAAAGCAGTGAAGTCAGGGGAAATGAAACCTGGTGATCTGATCTTTTATGCAGACAGCAGAGGAACCATAAACCATGTTGCCATGTATATCGGCAACGGGCAGATCGTACATGCGGCCAGCAGGCGGAGCGGCATTAAAATTTCTACATGGAATTACCGCACACCGGTAAAGATACGAAATATGATCGGTGATTAA
- a CDS encoding nucleoside-triphosphatase, with amino-acid sequence MGKFLFLKGDSGEGKTTLLFECLEPWHRMIGGFYSQRLLSEDGKTMGFRMVPAEEEWVPAAAYKKGMTNVFIEWAENGFQKNLQFFETHGIEILRSSAQSGLCLLDEIGGVELFAPEFMEEVLCCIDSQVPCIGVLKSQKNLEAMRTRVPTEPDPDKLLRDLEEKLGKRSNGRILTFDREKKEYIRAEIMEFLRECTEKEGKETHGRKGLDL; translated from the coding sequence ATGGGGAAATTTCTGTTTTTAAAAGGTGATTCCGGAGAAGGAAAGACAACCTTGCTTTTTGAATGCTTAGAACCCTGGCACCGGATGATTGGAGGGTTTTATTCCCAGCGTTTGTTAAGTGAAGATGGAAAGACCATGGGATTTCGTATGGTCCCGGCAGAGGAAGAATGGGTTCCTGCGGCTGCCTATAAAAAAGGAATGACCAATGTTTTTATTGAATGGGCTGAAAATGGATTTCAAAAAAATCTTCAGTTTTTTGAAACACATGGGATAGAAATTCTGCGTTCGTCCGCTCAAAGCGGGCTTTGCCTTCTGGATGAAATAGGCGGGGTGGAGCTTTTTGCGCCGGAATTTATGGAGGAAGTTCTTTGCTGTATTGACAGTCAGGTACCCTGTATCGGAGTTTTGAAAAGCCAGAAAAATCTGGAGGCCATGAGAACCAGAGTTCCCACAGAGCCGGATCCGGACAAGCTTCTTCGTGATTTGGAAGAAAAGCTTGGAAAACGGTCAAATGGACGAATTCTAACATTTGATCGCGAAAAAAAAGAATACATTCGGGCGGAAATTATGGAATTTTTGAGAGAATGTACGGAAAAGGAAGGAAAGGAAACGCATGGTAGAAAGGGACTGGATTTATAA
- a CDS encoding ATP-binding cassette domain-containing protein encodes MLDIKNVRKTFNINTINEKKALNGIDLHLSEGDFVTVIGGNGAGKSTMLNMIAGVYPIDSGKIQIDGINISRDPEYKRAKYIGRVFQDPMLGTAAGMEIQENMALAYRRGQGRSLAWGIKTSEKAYYHEALNKLGLGLQDRMTNKVGLLSGGQRQALTLLMATLKKPKLLLLDEHTAALDPKTAKKVLEITQEIVREQNLTTLMITHNMKDAIQIGNRLVMMHEGRIIYDVSGEEKKKLEVEDLLKKFEEASGEEFSNDRMILAK; translated from the coding sequence GTGCTGGATATTAAAAATGTGAGAAAAACATTTAATATAAACACCATCAATGAAAAAAAGGCATTGAATGGCATTGACCTCCATCTGAGCGAAGGTGATTTTGTCACTGTGATCGGCGGGAACGGAGCGGGAAAGTCCACGATGTTGAATATGATAGCAGGAGTGTATCCGATTGATTCCGGAAAGATCCAGATTGATGGGATCAATATTTCCAGGGATCCGGAGTACAAAAGAGCCAAGTATATCGGCAGGGTATTCCAGGATCCTATGCTGGGAACTGCCGCCGGAATGGAAATACAGGAAAATATGGCGCTGGCTTATCGGCGGGGCCAGGGAAGAAGCCTTGCCTGGGGAATCAAAACCAGTGAAAAAGCCTATTATCATGAGGCGCTTAATAAACTGGGACTGGGACTTCAGGACCGTATGACCAATAAGGTAGGACTTCTTTCCGGAGGTCAGAGACAGGCACTTACCCTGCTGATGGCAACTCTGAAAAAACCAAAACTCCTTCTCCTTGATGAACATACCGCTGCACTTGACCCCAAAACTGCCAAAAAGGTTCTGGAAATCACCCAGGAGATTGTAAGAGAACAAAATCTCACTACGCTTATGATCACTCATAACATGAAGGATGCCATCCAGATTGGCAACCGGCTTGTCATGATGCATGAAGGCCGCATCATTTATGATGTATCAGGGGAAGAAAAAAAGAAACTGGAAGTAGAGGACCTTCTTAAGAAATTTGAAGAGGCAAGCGGTGAGGAATTTTCAAACGACAGAATGATTCTGGCGAAATAA
- a CDS encoding XdhC family protein, with amino-acid sequence MRKLFKTVLDTLEKGEDGVLVTIIASSGSTPRGAGSHMLVRRDGTTEGTIGGGAVEYRSIQRSQKAIEEKASYLHSFVLGKEQVADLGMICGGDVVVYFQYLDHENQEFKDLCRKIEEAYDKDEDSWLIMDITNETTWGLDIYSKSAGFTGIKGIDEEDRKLLLQHKAVQKDFGERKYYSEPLVRAGGVYIFGGGHVAQELVPVLAHVGFRCTVFDDRPEFANEKLFPQAEKTIVGDYERIFDDLELRECDYVCVMTRGHQSDYVVQRQVLTKNACYVGVIGSRRKLETLAEKLMADGVTREQIDSCHSPIGLEIYAETPAEIAISVAGELIAVRALREGRKK; translated from the coding sequence ATGAGAAAGCTGTTTAAAACGGTTCTGGATACACTGGAAAAAGGCGAAGACGGAGTGTTAGTAACCATTATTGCAAGTTCTGGTTCCACTCCCAGAGGCGCAGGGTCCCATATGCTGGTAAGACGGGACGGGACCACGGAAGGAACCATCGGAGGCGGAGCGGTGGAATACCGGTCCATCCAAAGATCACAAAAAGCGATTGAGGAAAAGGCATCCTATCTGCACAGCTTTGTACTGGGGAAGGAGCAGGTAGCTGATCTGGGAATGATCTGCGGTGGTGATGTGGTGGTTTACTTCCAGTATCTGGATCATGAAAATCAGGAATTTAAGGACTTATGCAGGAAGATAGAAGAAGCCTATGACAAAGATGAAGACAGCTGGCTTATTATGGATATTACCAACGAAACCACATGGGGGCTTGACATCTACAGCAAATCAGCGGGATTTACAGGAATAAAGGGAATTGACGAAGAGGATAGAAAACTTCTCCTTCAACATAAAGCGGTTCAAAAAGACTTCGGTGAGCGTAAGTATTACAGCGAGCCTCTGGTCCGGGCCGGGGGCGTCTATATTTTCGGAGGCGGACATGTGGCACAGGAATTGGTCCCTGTTCTGGCACACGTAGGTTTCCGGTGTACCGTTTTTGATGACCGGCCGGAATTTGCCAATGAAAAGCTGTTTCCTCAGGCAGAGAAGACCATTGTAGGGGATTATGAAAGGATTTTTGACGACCTTGAATTAAGGGAATGTGATTATGTCTGCGTCATGACCAGGGGACACCAGTCGGATTACGTTGTTCAAAGACAGGTCCTTACGAAAAATGCCTGCTATGTCGGTGTAATTGGCAGCCGCAGGAAACTGGAAACTTTAGCCGAAAAGCTTATGGCAGACGGCGTTACCAGAGAACAGATCGACAGCTGTCACAGCCCCATCGGCCTGGAAATCTATGCGGAAACACCTGCTGAAATCGCCATCAGCGTGGCAGGAGAACTGATTGCTGTCAGAGCTCTGCGGGAAGGGCGAAAAAAATAA
- a CDS encoding DUF364 domain-containing protein produces the protein MWEIYDRLIEPIPDDVKIEDYFVGIQWTSVTVCGYTGGAATNQLQTIPRSKKNILDMSWKEAAGLIKSWNFTEASIGAAAVNAYYNQPDRISRLEREGVIRQLSEEDAFMAYGEDIKGKKVATIGHFCFAEKYLKEAESCVILERSPMDGDYPDSACEYVLSDRDYVFVTGFTLVNKTLPRLLELSRNAKVILVGPSVALAPALFDFGVWELAGTLITDKKLTEEFVKKGEHKAVIRSGLPVRLSKK, from the coding sequence ATGTGGGAAATATATGATCGTCTGATAGAACCAATACCAGATGACGTAAAGATAGAAGATTATTTTGTCGGAATCCAGTGGACTTCAGTGACTGTCTGCGGATATACTGGCGGAGCAGCGACAAATCAGCTTCAGACCATTCCAAGAAGTAAAAAAAACATTCTGGACATGTCATGGAAGGAAGCTGCAGGGCTGATAAAATCATGGAATTTTACAGAGGCCAGCATAGGTGCAGCAGCGGTAAATGCTTATTATAATCAGCCGGACCGGATCAGCAGGCTGGAAAGGGAAGGCGTAATCAGACAGTTGTCTGAGGAAGATGCTTTTATGGCTTATGGTGAGGATATCAAAGGAAAAAAGGTGGCCACCATTGGACATTTCTGCTTTGCTGAGAAATATTTGAAAGAAGCAGAATCCTGCGTGATCCTGGAGCGCAGCCCAATGGATGGGGATTATCCGGACAGTGCCTGTGAATATGTACTTTCAGATAGAGACTATGTTTTTGTCACTGGATTTACCCTGGTTAATAAAACCCTTCCAAGACTTTTAGAGTTGTCGAGGAATGCTAAAGTCATATTAGTGGGGCCCAGTGTGGCTCTCGCACCTGCCCTTTTTGATTTTGGCGTGTGGGAGCTGGCAGGTACTCTTATTACAGATAAAAAGCTTACAGAGGAATTTGTGAAAAAAGGAGAGCACAAGGCGGTAATCCGTTCCGGTCTGCCGGTAAGGCTTTCCAAAAAATAA